From a region of the Salminus brasiliensis chromosome 4, fSalBra1.hap2, whole genome shotgun sequence genome:
- the LOC140554305 gene encoding osteoclast stimulatory transmembrane protein-like — protein MSLSLAYDLFVAGIIAGMCACVMLVLLILVHPVRCVITVTVPSLGTKQGRKIILSTALLYAITSCVPNITYNVGRSLHMLKCSAGNITLSVLESSWVPKVALQDIEKELHKLPSIKKSSYLINLVSNMDVRGMERSLAEASDNVRTELTQLHSRIGQTSQVLKKSIAALFVLLMIGRSVAYVKGYLTQIKHDNVYQSRQLMEALRRVSGDITLPECYQKKLVKTSGIRMNARELKRGLWGVLALFNYALICGLMLGLDHLVYWSLQNLLSWASDIPEIHAAVHVVMKIKGEYIGFIPHSISDMYKRYPYTVRMMPPGCVHSLSAPNRSTLTSICVFLATSFLIVLGEVFARRLRRKVCASFYRSREEHRTQYLLWKILEKRQAR, from the exons ATGTCATTAAGTTTGGCCTATGACCTCTTTGTGGCTGGCATAATAGCtggcatgtgtgcgtgtgtgatgTTAGTGCTGCTGATCTTGGTGCACCCAGTACGCTGTGTGATAACAGTGACCGTGCCTTCACTGGGCACCAAACAGGGCCGCAAGATCATCCTGTCCACTGCGCTGCTGTATGCCATCACCTCCTGCGTGCCCAACATCACCTACAATGTAGGCCGCAGCCTTCACATGCTGAAATGCAGCGCAGGCAACATCACCCTCAGCGTGTTGGAATCCAGCTGGGTGCCCAAGGTAGCTCTACAAGATATTGAAAAGGAATTACATAAACTGCCCTCCATAAAAAAATCAAGCTACTTAATAAACCTTGTGAGTAACATGGATGTGAGGGGCATGGAGAGGAGCCTCGCTGAAGCATCTGACAACGTGAGAACAGAGCTGACGCAGCTACACAGCAGAATAGGCCAGACTTcccaggttctcaagaagtcaatcgCTGCACTTTTTGTGCTTTTAATGATCGGCAGGTCGGTGGCCTATGTGAAAGGTTACCTGACACAAATTAAACACGATAATGTGTACCAGTCACGACAGCTGATGGAAGCTTTGCGGAGAGTGAGCGGAGACATCACGCTCCCTGAGTGCTACCAAAAGAAGCTAGTAAAGACATCAGGGATAAGGATGAATGCGCGTGAGCTGAAGCGTGGTCTCTGGGGGGTGTTGGCCCTGTTCAATTACGCTCTGATATGTGGGCTCATGCTGGGCCTGGACCACCTTGTTTACTGGTCACTGCAGAATCTACTGTCCTGGGCCTCCGACATCCCTGAGATACATGCTGCTGTGCACGTTGTCATGAAA ATAAAGGGTGAATATATTGGCTTCATTCCTCATAGTATTAGTGATATGTATAAACGTTATCCCTACACTGTGCGGATGATGCCTCCAGGGTgtgttcactctctctctgcgcCAAATCGCTCCACGCTGACCTCCATCTGTGTCTTCCTGGCTACTAGTTTCTTAATAGTACTGGGGGAGGTGTTTGCTCGCCGCCTGCGACGCAAAGTCTGCGCATCCTTTTACCGCAGCCGTGAGGAACATCGTACTCAGTACCTCCTGTGGAAAATCCTAGAGAAAAGACAGGCGAGATGA
- the mavs gene encoding mitochondrial antiviral-signaling protein isoform X2, with amino-acid sequence MTFASDKLYNDVIKKMLAQLASKVKVREIVPHLPCLTLTDREEIEAKREVAGNYNAMTLLVDCLRRRDNWPEEFISALHDCEQFTLADEIRNSYDKIKGITRQRPAPSVAAAASGPAAAAPSALPPAPVSVPVTASAVAPSPCPVAASVTTVTTATIHKAPHSTPPLLTPSPVETPDPSAVNSPPESLRRNNGLDEASVSAPEAPAPPPPKPAQPAKPSPPVSASPAVPPSPVSAPTVTPSLQQNEVSFSNGAAPSLDSSSDLTLNAISELSSAADTSLPTSTITTSLSQANTPGTSFQPPSAPEESKIPLAVTESTTSVNHPIQDTNPPEEVAVVVQEMRMETVHSTLPPNSQAQGSSSGTAQVSPSASHTAVERVEYFSKPGILMGEEPSYASSDDLQISRPPTEAAGEQPEEPCSVSSDELMISNASTNTTGSSLTQSAQHPPPACPEVPKEPCPDTHPVAPGNLVLNSTPEENSFSEGDASLSHSQPVEDHYESFCQSLQTEPGTLVNVVQIREEPSFLNLNGQPPSMIGQAVHRNENQASPNHTSATESPSWSVTENQPSLKNQGITQTTRKNEVHTSEQASACAEQEQKEEAQRMLLQPDPRFIAAAAAIGMAAIFIAWKVRH; translated from the exons ATGACGTTTGCAAGTGACAAGCTGTACAATGATGTCATAAAGAAGATGTTGGCTCAATTGGCTTCAAaagtgaaagtgagagaaatCGTACCTCATTTGCCCTGCCTCACGCTTACTGATCGG GAGGAGATAGAAGCTAAGAGAGAGGTTGCAGGCAACTACAATGCTATGACATTGCTGGTGGACTGCCTGCGCAGGCGAGATAACTGGCCTGAAGAGTTCATCAGTGCACTGCATGATTGTGAGCAGTTTACCCTGGCTGATGAGATCAGAAACTCTTATGACAAAATAAAGGGAATCACCC GCCAGAGACCAGCCCCTTCtgtggctgctgctgcttcaggtCCTGCTGCTGCCGCCCCTTCTGCCTTGCCTCCTGCACCTGTTTCTGTCCCTGTCACTGCTTCTGCAGTTGCTCCATCTCCTTGTCCAGTGGCAGCCTCAGTGACCACAGTTACCACAGCAACAATCCACAAGGCCCCACATTCGACCCCTCCCTTGCTGACCCCTTCCCCAGTGGAAACCCCAGATCCGTCGGCTGTCAACTCTCCCCCAGAGTCCCTTCGAAGAAACAATGGCCTCGATGAAGCTTCAGTATCAGCTCCTGAGGCTCCGGCACCCCCTCCTCCTAAACCAGCCCAGCCTGCTAAACCCTCACCTCCAGTCTCAGCTTCCCCTGCAGTGCCCCCTTCTCCAGTCTCTGCTCCTACGGTGACCCCCTCTCTTCAGCAAAATGAAGTCTCTTTCAGCAACGGAGCAGCACCCAGTTTAGACTCCTCAAGTGACCTTACTCTTAATGCTATTTCTGAACTATCCTCAGCTGCTGACACTTCCCTTCCTACTAGCACAATTACCACTTCCCTATCCCAGGCCAACACTCCAGGCACCTCTTTCCAGCCTCCTTCTGCGCCTGAAGAGAGCAAAATACCGCTGGCAGTCACAGAGAGCACTACCTCTGTGAACCACCCCATACAAGACACCAACCCTCCAGAAGAAGTGGCTGTCGTAGTTCAGGAAATG CGCATGGAAACTGTACACTCCACATTGCCTCCAAACTCCCAAGCTCAAGGATCATCTTCAGGAACGGCACAAGTCTCACCTTCAGCATCCCACACAGCTGTGGAACGAGTGGAGTATTTCAGCAAGCCTGGCATTCTGATGGGAGAAGAGCCCTCTTACGCAAGTTCTGATGATCTTCAGATCAGCAGGCCCCCCACAGAGGCCGCAGGAGAACAACCAGAGGAGCCCTGCTCAGTCAGTTCTGATGAATTAATGATCAGTAATGCTTCCACAAACACCACTGGCTCTTCACTGACACAGTCTGCACAGCACCCTCCTCCTGCTTGCCCTGAAGTACCTAAAGAACCTTGTCCTGACACTCATCCTGTAGCTCCTGGAAACTTGGTTCTAAACTCTACCCCTGAAGAAAACAGCTTTTCAGAAGGAgatgcttctctctctcatagtCAGCCGGTGGAGGACCACTATGAGTCTTTCTGTCAGAGTTTGCAGACAGAGCCAGGCACACTGGTGAATGTCGTCCAAATTCGCGAAGAGCCATCATTCCTAAATCTCAATGGTCAGCCTCCAAGCATGATTGGTCAAGCAGTTCACAGGAATGAAAACCAAGCAAGTCCAAACCACACTAGTGCAACTGAGAGTCCTTCTTGGTCTGTCACTGAAAATCAACCTAGCCTGAAGAACCAAGGCATTACACAGACCACACGGAAGAATGAAGTTCATACCAGTGAACAGGCTAGTGCCTGCGCAGAGCAAGAGCAGAAAGAAGAGGCTCAAAGAATGCTGCTCCAGCCTGACCCGCGCTTTATTGCGGCTGCAGCAGCTATTGGCATGGCTGCTATCTTCATAGCCTGGAAGGTCAGACACTAA
- the mavs gene encoding mitochondrial antiviral-signaling protein isoform X1: MTFASDKLYNDVIKKMLAQLASKVKVREIVPHLPCLTLTDREEIEAKREVAGNYNAMTLLVDCLRRRDNWPEEFISALHDCEQFTLADEIRNSYDKIKGITRQRPAPSVAAAASGPAAAAPSALPPAPVSVPVTASAVAPSPCPVAASVTTVTTATIHKAPHSTPPLLTPSPVETPDPSAVNSPPESLRRNNGLDEASVSAPEAPAPPPPKPAQPAKPSPPVSASPAVPPSPVSAPTVTPSLQQNEVSFSNGAAPSLDSSSDLTLNAISELSSAADTSLPTSTITTSLSQANTPGTSFQPPSAPEESKIPLAVTESTTSVNHPIQDTNPPEEVAVVVQEMVNVSSTVNQRMETVHSTLPPNSQAQGSSSGTAQVSPSASHTAVERVEYFSKPGILMGEEPSYASSDDLQISRPPTEAAGEQPEEPCSVSSDELMISNASTNTTGSSLTQSAQHPPPACPEVPKEPCPDTHPVAPGNLVLNSTPEENSFSEGDASLSHSQPVEDHYESFCQSLQTEPGTLVNVVQIREEPSFLNLNGQPPSMIGQAVHRNENQASPNHTSATESPSWSVTENQPSLKNQGITQTTRKNEVHTSEQASACAEQEQKEEAQRMLLQPDPRFIAAAAAIGMAAIFIAWKVRH; encoded by the exons ATGACGTTTGCAAGTGACAAGCTGTACAATGATGTCATAAAGAAGATGTTGGCTCAATTGGCTTCAAaagtgaaagtgagagaaatCGTACCTCATTTGCCCTGCCTCACGCTTACTGATCGG GAGGAGATAGAAGCTAAGAGAGAGGTTGCAGGCAACTACAATGCTATGACATTGCTGGTGGACTGCCTGCGCAGGCGAGATAACTGGCCTGAAGAGTTCATCAGTGCACTGCATGATTGTGAGCAGTTTACCCTGGCTGATGAGATCAGAAACTCTTATGACAAAATAAAGGGAATCACCC GCCAGAGACCAGCCCCTTCtgtggctgctgctgcttcaggtCCTGCTGCTGCCGCCCCTTCTGCCTTGCCTCCTGCACCTGTTTCTGTCCCTGTCACTGCTTCTGCAGTTGCTCCATCTCCTTGTCCAGTGGCAGCCTCAGTGACCACAGTTACCACAGCAACAATCCACAAGGCCCCACATTCGACCCCTCCCTTGCTGACCCCTTCCCCAGTGGAAACCCCAGATCCGTCGGCTGTCAACTCTCCCCCAGAGTCCCTTCGAAGAAACAATGGCCTCGATGAAGCTTCAGTATCAGCTCCTGAGGCTCCGGCACCCCCTCCTCCTAAACCAGCCCAGCCTGCTAAACCCTCACCTCCAGTCTCAGCTTCCCCTGCAGTGCCCCCTTCTCCAGTCTCTGCTCCTACGGTGACCCCCTCTCTTCAGCAAAATGAAGTCTCTTTCAGCAACGGAGCAGCACCCAGTTTAGACTCCTCAAGTGACCTTACTCTTAATGCTATTTCTGAACTATCCTCAGCTGCTGACACTTCCCTTCCTACTAGCACAATTACCACTTCCCTATCCCAGGCCAACACTCCAGGCACCTCTTTCCAGCCTCCTTCTGCGCCTGAAGAGAGCAAAATACCGCTGGCAGTCACAGAGAGCACTACCTCTGTGAACCACCCCATACAAGACACCAACCCTCCAGAAGAAGTGGCTGTCGTAGTTCAGGAAATGGTAAATGTCAGCTCAACTGTAAATCAG CGCATGGAAACTGTACACTCCACATTGCCTCCAAACTCCCAAGCTCAAGGATCATCTTCAGGAACGGCACAAGTCTCACCTTCAGCATCCCACACAGCTGTGGAACGAGTGGAGTATTTCAGCAAGCCTGGCATTCTGATGGGAGAAGAGCCCTCTTACGCAAGTTCTGATGATCTTCAGATCAGCAGGCCCCCCACAGAGGCCGCAGGAGAACAACCAGAGGAGCCCTGCTCAGTCAGTTCTGATGAATTAATGATCAGTAATGCTTCCACAAACACCACTGGCTCTTCACTGACACAGTCTGCACAGCACCCTCCTCCTGCTTGCCCTGAAGTACCTAAAGAACCTTGTCCTGACACTCATCCTGTAGCTCCTGGAAACTTGGTTCTAAACTCTACCCCTGAAGAAAACAGCTTTTCAGAAGGAgatgcttctctctctcatagtCAGCCGGTGGAGGACCACTATGAGTCTTTCTGTCAGAGTTTGCAGACAGAGCCAGGCACACTGGTGAATGTCGTCCAAATTCGCGAAGAGCCATCATTCCTAAATCTCAATGGTCAGCCTCCAAGCATGATTGGTCAAGCAGTTCACAGGAATGAAAACCAAGCAAGTCCAAACCACACTAGTGCAACTGAGAGTCCTTCTTGGTCTGTCACTGAAAATCAACCTAGCCTGAAGAACCAAGGCATTACACAGACCACACGGAAGAATGAAGTTCATACCAGTGAACAGGCTAGTGCCTGCGCAGAGCAAGAGCAGAAAGAAGAGGCTCAAAGAATGCTGCTCCAGCCTGACCCGCGCTTTATTGCGGCTGCAGCAGCTATTGGCATGGCTGCTATCTTCATAGCCTGGAAGGTCAGACACTAA
- the mavs gene encoding mitochondrial antiviral-signaling protein isoform X3, with protein sequence MTFASDKLYNDVIKKMLAQLASKVKVREIVPHLPCLTLTDREEIEAKREVAGNYNAMTLLVDCLRRRDNWPEEFISALHDCQRPAPSVAAAASGPAAAAPSALPPAPVSVPVTASAVAPSPCPVAASVTTVTTATIHKAPHSTPPLLTPSPVETPDPSAVNSPPESLRRNNGLDEASVSAPEAPAPPPPKPAQPAKPSPPVSASPAVPPSPVSAPTVTPSLQQNEVSFSNGAAPSLDSSSDLTLNAISELSSAADTSLPTSTITTSLSQANTPGTSFQPPSAPEESKIPLAVTESTTSVNHPIQDTNPPEEVAVVVQEMVNVSSTVNQRMETVHSTLPPNSQAQGSSSGTAQVSPSASHTAVERVEYFSKPGILMGEEPSYASSDDLQISRPPTEAAGEQPEEPCSVSSDELMISNASTNTTGSSLTQSAQHPPPACPEVPKEPCPDTHPVAPGNLVLNSTPEENSFSEGDASLSHSQPVEDHYESFCQSLQTEPGTLVNVVQIREEPSFLNLNGQPPSMIGQAVHRNENQASPNHTSATESPSWSVTENQPSLKNQGITQTTRKNEVHTSEQASACAEQEQKEEAQRMLLQPDPRFIAAAAAIGMAAIFIAWKVRH encoded by the exons ATGACGTTTGCAAGTGACAAGCTGTACAATGATGTCATAAAGAAGATGTTGGCTCAATTGGCTTCAAaagtgaaagtgagagaaatCGTACCTCATTTGCCCTGCCTCACGCTTACTGATCGG GAGGAGATAGAAGCTAAGAGAGAGGTTGCAGGCAACTACAATGCTATGACATTGCTGGTGGACTGCCTGCGCAGGCGAGATAACTGGCCTGAAGAGTTCATCAGTGCACTGCATGATT GCCAGAGACCAGCCCCTTCtgtggctgctgctgcttcaggtCCTGCTGCTGCCGCCCCTTCTGCCTTGCCTCCTGCACCTGTTTCTGTCCCTGTCACTGCTTCTGCAGTTGCTCCATCTCCTTGTCCAGTGGCAGCCTCAGTGACCACAGTTACCACAGCAACAATCCACAAGGCCCCACATTCGACCCCTCCCTTGCTGACCCCTTCCCCAGTGGAAACCCCAGATCCGTCGGCTGTCAACTCTCCCCCAGAGTCCCTTCGAAGAAACAATGGCCTCGATGAAGCTTCAGTATCAGCTCCTGAGGCTCCGGCACCCCCTCCTCCTAAACCAGCCCAGCCTGCTAAACCCTCACCTCCAGTCTCAGCTTCCCCTGCAGTGCCCCCTTCTCCAGTCTCTGCTCCTACGGTGACCCCCTCTCTTCAGCAAAATGAAGTCTCTTTCAGCAACGGAGCAGCACCCAGTTTAGACTCCTCAAGTGACCTTACTCTTAATGCTATTTCTGAACTATCCTCAGCTGCTGACACTTCCCTTCCTACTAGCACAATTACCACTTCCCTATCCCAGGCCAACACTCCAGGCACCTCTTTCCAGCCTCCTTCTGCGCCTGAAGAGAGCAAAATACCGCTGGCAGTCACAGAGAGCACTACCTCTGTGAACCACCCCATACAAGACACCAACCCTCCAGAAGAAGTGGCTGTCGTAGTTCAGGAAATGGTAAATGTCAGCTCAACTGTAAATCAG CGCATGGAAACTGTACACTCCACATTGCCTCCAAACTCCCAAGCTCAAGGATCATCTTCAGGAACGGCACAAGTCTCACCTTCAGCATCCCACACAGCTGTGGAACGAGTGGAGTATTTCAGCAAGCCTGGCATTCTGATGGGAGAAGAGCCCTCTTACGCAAGTTCTGATGATCTTCAGATCAGCAGGCCCCCCACAGAGGCCGCAGGAGAACAACCAGAGGAGCCCTGCTCAGTCAGTTCTGATGAATTAATGATCAGTAATGCTTCCACAAACACCACTGGCTCTTCACTGACACAGTCTGCACAGCACCCTCCTCCTGCTTGCCCTGAAGTACCTAAAGAACCTTGTCCTGACACTCATCCTGTAGCTCCTGGAAACTTGGTTCTAAACTCTACCCCTGAAGAAAACAGCTTTTCAGAAGGAgatgcttctctctctcatagtCAGCCGGTGGAGGACCACTATGAGTCTTTCTGTCAGAGTTTGCAGACAGAGCCAGGCACACTGGTGAATGTCGTCCAAATTCGCGAAGAGCCATCATTCCTAAATCTCAATGGTCAGCCTCCAAGCATGATTGGTCAAGCAGTTCACAGGAATGAAAACCAAGCAAGTCCAAACCACACTAGTGCAACTGAGAGTCCTTCTTGGTCTGTCACTGAAAATCAACCTAGCCTGAAGAACCAAGGCATTACACAGACCACACGGAAGAATGAAGTTCATACCAGTGAACAGGCTAGTGCCTGCGCAGAGCAAGAGCAGAAAGAAGAGGCTCAAAGAATGCTGCTCCAGCCTGACCCGCGCTTTATTGCGGCTGCAGCAGCTATTGGCATGGCTGCTATCTTCATAGCCTGGAAGGTCAGACACTAA